Proteins encoded in a region of the Schaalia hyovaginalis genome:
- a CDS encoding SPFH domain-containing protein: MTELPQIFGGWIVLILLVLLVAFALGRAIQIVPQSRALVIERLGKFHTVMYGGFHVLVPFVDRIASRVDLREQVTSFPPQPVITADNVVVSIDSVIYYQVTDPMHATYEIANFIQAIEQLTVTTLRNVIGSLDLEQTLTSRDSINTQLRGVLDEATGRWGIRVNRVELKAIDPPPSIQQAMEQQLRAERDKRAAVLTAEGVRQSQILQAEGEKESAILRAQGQAEAAVTRARGEAEAIATVFASIHDGNPTPDLLSYQYLQMLPELAKGESSKVWVVPTELTAALDSISKGFGAAKQD; this comes from the coding sequence GTGACCGAGCTCCCGCAGATCTTCGGAGGATGGATCGTCCTGATCCTCCTCGTTCTCCTCGTCGCATTCGCCCTCGGACGGGCGATCCAGATCGTCCCGCAGTCCCGGGCCCTCGTGATCGAGCGCCTCGGCAAGTTCCACACCGTCATGTACGGGGGCTTCCACGTCCTCGTGCCCTTCGTCGATCGCATCGCCTCGCGCGTCGATCTGCGCGAGCAGGTGACGAGCTTCCCGCCCCAGCCGGTCATCACGGCCGACAACGTCGTCGTCTCGATCGATTCGGTCATCTACTACCAGGTGACCGACCCGATGCACGCGACCTATGAGATCGCCAATTTCATCCAGGCGATCGAGCAGCTCACCGTGACGACCCTGAGGAACGTCATCGGCTCCCTCGACCTCGAGCAGACCCTGACCAGCCGTGATTCCATCAACACTCAGCTGCGGGGGGTCCTCGACGAGGCGACTGGCCGTTGGGGCATCAGGGTGAACCGCGTCGAGCTCAAGGCCATCGATCCGCCGCCCTCGATCCAGCAGGCCATGGAGCAGCAGCTGCGCGCCGAACGCGACAAGCGCGCCGCCGTCCTGACCGCCGAGGGCGTGCGCCAGTCCCAGATCCTCCAGGCCGAGGGCGAGAAGGAGTCGGCGATCCTGCGGGCCCAGGGCCAGGCGGAGGCCGCCGTCACCCGCGCGCGGGGCGAAGCGGAGGCGATCGCCACGGTCTTCGCCTCGATCCACGACGGCAACCCGACTCCGGATCTGCTGAGCTACCAGTACCTCCAGATGCTGCCCGAGCTCGCCAAGGGCGAGTCCTCGAAGGTGTGGGTCGTGCCGACGGAGCTCACCGCCGCACTGGATTCGATCTCGAAGGGCTTCGGCGCCGCGAAGCAGGACTGA
- a CDS encoding NfeD family protein: MGHAMWWLAGAVVLGIIEVGTVDFVFLMLALGALGAGAASALGAGFAIEVAVFSLVAVLGLLLGRPWIKARLAASTPDVRTNVHALVGARAVVLAETDAHDGRIRLEGEVWSARTEGPPLAQGAQVRVLAIDGATALVEASDDGSEPSKGRHP, from the coding sequence ATGGGACACGCGATGTGGTGGCTCGCCGGGGCCGTCGTCCTCGGCATCATCGAGGTCGGCACGGTCGACTTCGTCTTCCTCATGCTCGCGCTGGGCGCGCTCGGAGCGGGCGCCGCGAGCGCCCTCGGGGCGGGATTCGCGATCGAGGTCGCGGTATTCTCCCTCGTCGCCGTCCTCGGCCTCCTCCTGGGGCGGCCGTGGATCAAGGCGCGCCTGGCCGCCTCGACGCCGGACGTGAGGACCAACGTCCACGCCCTCGTCGGCGCCCGGGCGGTCGTCCTCGCCGAGACCGATGCGCACGACGGGCGCATCAGGCTCGAGGGCGAGGTCTGGTCGGCCCGCACCGAGGGCCCGCCCCTCGCCCAGGGCGCGCAGGTCCGCGTCCTCGCGATCGACGGGGCCACGGCGCTCGTCGAAGCCTCAGATGACGGTTCCGAACCATCGAAAGGAAGACACCCGTGA
- a CDS encoding ABC transporter ATP-binding protein, whose translation MSSVLSLDAAVVARRGHPILDGVSWTTAPAQHWVVLGPNGAGKTSLARAVSGRLRLTSGTATLLGEDVARIRPAELATRVALVSKSSAPSIRPGSTVRDLVRTGAWGVTVHRDEQYEALDDARCEDLLSAFGVARLADREFSTLSEGEAQRVLLARSLMPDPEVLILDEPTAGLDLGARELLVGALEEIIAAPDAPQLVLITHQVEEIPAGVTHAALMSGGSILSAGPIDRAINGVDLSAAYGLPLLAGRGDSGRWWARGAARAR comes from the coding sequence ATGAGCTCTGTACTCTCACTCGACGCCGCGGTGGTCGCCCGCAGGGGGCACCCGATCCTCGACGGCGTCTCCTGGACGACGGCGCCCGCGCAGCACTGGGTGGTCCTGGGGCCCAACGGCGCGGGGAAGACGAGCCTCGCGCGCGCCGTTTCGGGGCGTCTGCGCCTCACCTCGGGGACCGCGACCCTGCTCGGCGAGGACGTCGCGCGCATCCGTCCGGCCGAACTGGCGACCCGCGTCGCCCTCGTGTCGAAGTCCTCGGCCCCCTCGATCCGGCCCGGGAGCACGGTGCGCGACCTCGTGCGCACGGGGGCATGGGGCGTCACGGTGCATCGGGACGAGCAGTACGAGGCGCTCGACGACGCGCGCTGCGAGGACCTTCTCTCGGCCTTCGGGGTCGCCCGCCTGGCGGACCGCGAATTCTCCACCCTCTCGGAGGGGGAGGCCCAGAGGGTGCTCCTCGCGCGCTCGCTCATGCCCGATCCCGAGGTCCTCATCCTCGACGAGCCCACCGCCGGACTCGACCTGGGGGCGCGCGAGCTGCTCGTCGGCGCCCTCGAGGAGATCATCGCCGCGCCCGACGCGCCCCAACTGGTCCTCATCACTCATCAGGTCGAGGAGATCCCGGCAGGCGTCACTCACGCGGCCCTCATGTCCGGGGGATCGATCCTGAGCGCCGGTCCGATCGACCGGGCGATCAACGGCGTCGACCTCTCGGCCGCATACGGATTGCCGCTCCTGGCGGGCCGTGGTGATTCGGGCCGCTGGTGGGCGCGGGGCGCCGCACGGGCCCGATAG
- the glgA gene encoding glycogen synthase, protein MRVDLLTREYPPHVYGGAGVHVLELAKVLRDRVADLRVHAFDGPRVDGGPGADPGVTGHADLAELAGANPALKTLGVDLAIADATSGADLVHSHTWYANFAGHLSALLNDVPHVISAHSLEPLRPWKAEQLGGGYRVSSFVERTAYEAATAIVAVSKGMRDDILRCYPAIDPERVRVIHNGIDLEKWRAPRTQEELERQERVLKEHGIDPRRRTVVFVGRITRQKGLPHFLRAARLLPDDVQIVLCAGAPDTPEIAAEVEGLVKELRRGRAGVVLITEMLPQPEVAAILDAATVFITPSVYEPLGIVNLEAMALELPVVGTATGGIPDVIVDGQTGYLVPIDQLDDGTGTPLDPRRFEGDMAERLTAVLDDAELAARMGAAGLARARDLFSWEAIGDATAALYGELLGTE, encoded by the coding sequence ATGCGCGTCGACCTCCTCACCCGTGAATATCCTCCGCACGTCTACGGAGGAGCCGGTGTCCACGTCCTCGAGCTCGCCAAAGTCCTGAGGGACAGGGTCGCCGACCTGCGCGTCCACGCATTCGACGGCCCCCGGGTCGACGGGGGGCCCGGAGCGGACCCGGGCGTGACCGGGCACGCCGATCTCGCGGAGCTCGCGGGCGCGAATCCCGCCCTCAAGACCCTCGGCGTCGACCTCGCGATCGCGGATGCGACCTCGGGCGCCGACCTCGTGCACTCCCACACCTGGTACGCGAACTTCGCGGGTCACCTCTCGGCCCTCCTCAATGACGTTCCGCACGTGATCTCCGCCCATTCCCTCGAGCCCCTGCGGCCGTGGAAGGCCGAGCAGCTCGGCGGGGGCTACCGGGTCTCCTCCTTCGTGGAGCGCACCGCCTACGAGGCGGCCACCGCGATCGTCGCGGTGTCGAAGGGGATGCGCGACGACATCCTCCGCTGCTACCCGGCGATCGACCCCGAACGCGTCCGAGTGATCCACAACGGCATCGATCTCGAGAAGTGGAGGGCCCCGCGGACCCAGGAGGAGCTCGAACGCCAGGAGCGCGTCCTGAAGGAGCACGGGATCGATCCGCGGCGGCGCACGGTCGTCTTCGTCGGGCGGATCACCCGGCAGAAGGGGCTCCCGCACTTCCTGCGCGCCGCCCGCCTCCTTCCCGACGACGTCCAGATCGTCCTGTGCGCTGGCGCCCCCGATACGCCCGAGATCGCCGCCGAGGTCGAGGGGCTCGTGAAAGAGCTCCGCCGAGGCCGAGCGGGCGTCGTCCTCATCACCGAGATGCTGCCCCAGCCGGAGGTCGCGGCCATCCTCGATGCGGCGACCGTCTTCATCACCCCCTCGGTCTACGAGCCCCTCGGGATCGTCAACCTCGAGGCGATGGCCCTGGAGCTGCCGGTCGTCGGAACGGCCACCGGGGGCATCCCCGATGTGATCGTCGACGGGCAGACCGGCTACCTCGTTCCGATCGACCAGCTCGATGACGGGACGGGGACCCCGCTCGATCCCCGGCGATTCGAAGGGGACATGGCCGAAAGGCTCACGGCGGTCCTGGACGACGCCGAGCTGGCGGCGCGGATGGGCGCGGCGGGACTGGCCAGGGCCCGTGACCTCTTCTCGTGGGAGGCCATCGGCGATGCGACCGCCGCCCTCTACGGCGAACTCCTGGGTACCGAATGA
- a CDS encoding glucose-1-phosphate adenylyltransferase, with product MAKNHVLAIVLAGGEGKRLMPLTDDRAKPAVPFGGHFRLIDFALSNIVNSGYLKVVVLTQYKSHSLDRHVTKTWYTSPLLGNFIAPVPAQQRRGPHWYLGSADAIYQSLNIVDDEQPDYIVIIGADNIYRMDFSQMVQHHIDSGLPATVAGIRQPIEIASALGVIDAQDGVIKEFLEKPEAPEGLPDDPTKVLASMGNYVFTTKDLIAALREDAHNPDSKHDMGGNIVPWFVERGECGVYDFKDNDVPGSTDRDRNYWRDVGTLDAYYDANMDLISVHPVFNLYNRDWPTMTMIDGSLPPAKFVYGDEHSRMGHAVDSFVSPGVIVSGGEVYHSIVSPNCYVHSWAQVTDSVLMHGCRIGRHAVVAKTILDKNVLVEEGAAIGVDLEYDRQRGFTVTESGITIVPKGTVVSR from the coding sequence ATGGCCAAGAATCACGTGCTCGCTATCGTTCTCGCCGGCGGAGAGGGCAAGCGGCTCATGCCGCTCACCGATGACCGCGCGAAGCCCGCCGTTCCCTTCGGCGGTCATTTCCGGCTCATCGATTTCGCCCTGTCGAACATCGTGAATTCCGGATACCTCAAGGTCGTCGTCCTCACCCAGTACAAGTCGCACTCGCTCGACCGCCACGTGACGAAGACCTGGTACACGTCCCCCCTCCTGGGCAACTTCATCGCGCCGGTGCCGGCCCAGCAGCGGCGCGGCCCCCACTGGTACCTCGGCAGCGCGGACGCGATCTACCAGTCGCTCAACATCGTCGACGACGAGCAGCCCGACTACATCGTCATCATCGGCGCGGACAACATCTACCGGATGGACTTCTCGCAGATGGTCCAGCACCACATCGATTCCGGTCTGCCCGCCACCGTCGCGGGCATCCGCCAGCCCATCGAGATCGCCTCCGCCCTCGGCGTGATCGACGCCCAGGACGGAGTCATCAAGGAATTCCTCGAGAAGCCGGAGGCGCCGGAGGGCCTGCCCGACGACCCGACGAAGGTCCTCGCATCGATGGGCAACTACGTCTTCACGACGAAGGACCTCATCGCGGCACTCCGCGAAGACGCGCACAACCCCGACTCCAAGCACGACATGGGCGGGAACATCGTGCCCTGGTTCGTCGAACGGGGCGAATGCGGCGTCTACGACTTCAAGGACAACGACGTGCCGGGATCGACCGATCGCGATCGGAACTACTGGCGCGACGTCGGCACCCTCGACGCCTACTACGACGCCAATATGGATCTCATCTCGGTCCACCCGGTGTTCAACCTGTACAACCGCGACTGGCCGACGATGACGATGATCGACGGCTCCCTGCCCCCCGCCAAGTTCGTCTACGGCGACGAGCACTCCCGGATGGGCCATGCGGTCGATTCCTTCGTCTCCCCGGGCGTCATCGTCTCGGGCGGCGAGGTTTACCACTCGATCGTCTCGCCGAACTGCTACGTCCATTCGTGGGCGCAGGTGACCGACTCGGTGCTCATGCACGGCTGCCGCATCGGGCGCCATGCGGTCGTCGCCAAGACCATCCTCGACAAGAACGTCCTCGTCGAGGAGGGCGCCGCGATCGGCGTGGACTTGGAGTACGACCGCCAGCGCGGATTCACCGTCACCGAGTCGGGCATCACGATCGTTCCCAAGGGCACGGTCGTCAGCCGGTGA
- the serB gene encoding phosphoserine phosphatase SerB produces MRQARDPLVPTAASLGRSAASPPPRLVVTDVDSTLIAEEVIEELAARAGTRERVARITARAMNSEIDFADSLRERVATLAGVPQSVFAQVLDEVHPTEGAQELIDAVHAHGGAFGVVSGGFEEVVAPLARRMRIDHFLANRLEISAGRLTGRLLGDIVTAEAKARALKEWARLHDADLALTVAIGDGANDIPMMRTAGIGIAFCAKPAVREAARHALDLRRLDALIGPLGLG; encoded by the coding sequence GTGAGGCAGGCCCGCGACCCCCTCGTCCCGACCGCCGCTTCACTCGGCAGGAGCGCCGCCTCCCCTCCGCCGCGCCTCGTCGTGACGGACGTCGATTCGACGCTCATCGCCGAGGAGGTGATCGAAGAGCTCGCCGCCCGGGCCGGAACCCGTGAGCGCGTCGCCCGGATCACCGCGAGGGCGATGAACAGCGAGATCGACTTCGCCGATTCGCTTCGCGAGCGCGTCGCCACGCTCGCCGGGGTTCCGCAGAGCGTCTTCGCGCAGGTCCTCGATGAGGTGCATCCCACCGAGGGCGCCCAGGAGCTCATCGACGCCGTGCACGCCCACGGCGGGGCCTTCGGCGTCGTGTCCGGGGGCTTCGAGGAGGTCGTCGCCCCCCTCGCCCGGCGGATGCGGATCGATCATTTCCTCGCCAATCGCCTCGAGATCAGCGCGGGCCGCCTCACCGGCCGGCTCCTGGGCGACATCGTCACGGCGGAGGCGAAGGCGCGGGCGCTCAAGGAGTGGGCGCGCCTCCATGACGCCGACCTCGCCCTCACCGTCGCCATCGGGGACGGGGCCAATGACATTCCGATGATGCGGACGGCGGGTATCGGCATCGCGTTCTGCGCCAAGCCCGCGGTTCGCGAAGCCGCCCGGCACGCTCTCGACCTGCGTCGGCTCGATGCGCTCATCGGCCCCCTCGGCTTGGGGTGA
- a CDS encoding NUDIX hydrolase yields MTSPLGDEWPLDAEGYPHREAARVLLFDGAGRLLLARGHDADQPGRSWWFTIGGGIMPGEGPRQAAVRELEEETGIRVAPDCLEGPVAYRSAEFDFLAVTARQDEWFFLARTTSVDLSSRGWTELEKDVIDEQRWWDLDELEEAMKDPDLEVYPRRLVALARRWIAGWDGGVTRIIEREY; encoded by the coding sequence ATGACGAGCCCCCTCGGCGACGAATGGCCGCTCGACGCGGAGGGCTACCCGCACCGCGAAGCCGCGCGCGTCCTCCTCTTCGACGGGGCCGGCAGATTGCTCCTGGCCCGCGGGCACGACGCGGATCAACCGGGCCGTTCGTGGTGGTTCACGATCGGAGGCGGGATCATGCCGGGGGAGGGCCCTCGCCAGGCGGCAGTGAGGGAGCTGGAGGAGGAAACGGGCATCCGTGTCGCCCCGGACTGCCTCGAGGGGCCCGTCGCCTACCGCAGCGCCGAATTCGATTTCCTCGCCGTCACCGCCCGGCAGGACGAGTGGTTCTTCCTCGCCCGGACGACTTCGGTCGACCTCAGCTCCAGGGGCTGGACCGAGCTCGAGAAGGACGTCATCGACGAGCAGAGATGGTGGGACCTCGATGAACTCGAAGAGGCGATGAAGGACCCGGATCTGGAGGTCTACCCGCGCAGGCTGGTCGCCCTTGCCCGCCGGTGGATCGCCGGCTGGGACGGGGGCGTGACGCGCATCATCGAGCGGGAGTATTAG
- a CDS encoding PrsW family intramembrane metalloprotease, whose translation MSIIGAFAIGLSILGYLGLAGYSTTLHVAVYALVPLMIVIAVLVRIDRWEPEPFWTKATAFIWGAGLAIVFSSVVNTVFLLSAEAALADAGTAMRLTTVAVAPIVEESAKGLGVLLIVLVRRETIHSVLDGAVYAGFAGAGFAFIENMQYFIAASQESMTSLTVTFILRGAFSPFVHPMATSITGMALAWALLHAGTALGCLALSASGWLGAVLLHALWNFLAGLATSEWFLAYLMIEVPLFIAWLAFLLRLSRLDARSIRIGLEPYARTGWILPGEIDLVTDAAAKKAARAWAKAGGLRATRALDEFLVALAALGLDAAIMNRRGPQTARIAKDRELLASAASNRAEFLDLVARGGRR comes from the coding sequence GTGAGCATCATCGGCGCATTCGCGATCGGATTGTCGATCCTCGGCTACCTCGGACTAGCGGGCTACTCCACGACCCTCCACGTCGCCGTCTACGCCCTCGTTCCCCTCATGATCGTCATCGCCGTCCTGGTGCGGATCGACCGATGGGAGCCGGAGCCCTTCTGGACGAAGGCTACGGCGTTCATATGGGGAGCCGGCCTCGCCATCGTCTTCTCCTCGGTGGTCAACACCGTCTTCCTCCTCTCGGCCGAAGCGGCCCTCGCCGATGCGGGCACGGCGATGCGGCTCACCACCGTCGCGGTGGCGCCGATCGTCGAGGAGAGCGCGAAGGGCCTCGGCGTGCTGCTCATCGTCCTCGTGAGGAGGGAGACGATCCACTCGGTGCTTGACGGCGCCGTCTACGCCGGATTCGCGGGCGCGGGCTTCGCCTTCATCGAGAACATGCAGTACTTCATCGCTGCCTCTCAGGAGTCCATGACCTCTCTGACGGTCACCTTCATCCTCCGAGGGGCCTTCAGCCCCTTCGTGCATCCGATGGCGACCTCGATCACGGGAATGGCGCTCGCCTGGGCGCTGCTCCACGCGGGGACGGCCCTCGGCTGCCTCGCCCTGAGCGCATCCGGCTGGCTCGGAGCGGTCCTCCTGCACGCGCTGTGGAACTTCCTCGCCGGGCTGGCGACCTCCGAGTGGTTCCTCGCCTACCTCATGATCGAGGTGCCCCTCTTCATCGCGTGGCTCGCGTTCCTCCTGCGCCTGTCCCGACTCGATGCCCGGTCCATCCGCATCGGTTTGGAACCCTACGCCCGCACGGGATGGATCCTCCCCGGCGAGATCGATCTGGTCACAGACGCTGCGGCGAAGAAGGCGGCACGGGCTTGGGCGAAGGCCGGGGGTCTGCGCGCGACCCGCGCCTTGGACGAGTTCCTCGTCGCACTGGCCGCCCTCGGACTCGACGCCGCGATCATGAATCGACGCGGCCCCCAGACGGCGCGAATCGCGAAGGATCGGGAGCTCCTCGCATCCGCGGCCTCGAACCGGGCGGAGTTCCTCGACCTCGTCGCGCGCGGAGGAAGGCGATGA
- the pgsA gene encoding phosphatidylinositol phosphate synthase gives MLGNHGRSVTKAVFTPLARVLARAGVTPNQVTIAGTLASVAVAVSTLPFGHVWEGALLLGIVLFGDSVDGTLARMTTGGSRFGAFLDSTLDRLSDGAVFASLTAWAIFSFPEGAARTWAIVAGLAAIIGAGTVPYARARAESIGIEAKLGIAERTDRLIAALLGGLLADWGWGEWWLTAGLGWVALGSFITVVQRIVFTAAEASRRERESADPGAERERS, from the coding sequence GTGCTCGGCAACCACGGACGCTCGGTGACGAAGGCGGTCTTCACGCCGCTTGCCCGAGTCCTGGCGCGCGCGGGGGTCACCCCGAATCAGGTGACGATCGCCGGCACCCTCGCCTCGGTGGCGGTGGCGGTCTCGACCCTGCCCTTCGGGCACGTGTGGGAGGGCGCCCTCCTCCTCGGCATCGTGCTCTTCGGGGACTCGGTCGACGGCACCCTCGCGCGCATGACCACGGGCGGATCCCGCTTCGGGGCCTTCCTCGATTCGACCCTCGACCGCCTGTCCGACGGCGCCGTCTTCGCCTCCCTCACCGCGTGGGCGATCTTCTCCTTCCCCGAGGGCGCGGCCCGGACGTGGGCGATCGTCGCCGGACTGGCCGCGATCATCGGAGCGGGCACAGTGCCCTACGCCAGGGCGCGCGCCGAATCCATCGGCATCGAGGCGAAGCTCGGGATCGCGGAGCGGACCGATCGTCTCATCGCGGCCCTCCTCGGAGGGCTGCTCGCCGACTGGGGGTGGGGCGAGTGGTGGCTCACCGCCGGACTCGGGTGGGTCGCCCTAGGCTCCTTCATCACCGTCGTGCAGAGAATCGTCTTCACCGCCGCCGAAGCATCCCGGCGGGAGCGAGAAAGCGCCGATCCCGGCGCGGAACGGGAGAGATCCTGA
- a CDS encoding HIT family protein yields the protein MTEEPLPVEDSRSLAGVPDAFGRFWTPYRMAYIQGEGKPADATDAACPFCAAPGKTDEEGLIVHRGLSCFVLMNLYPYNSGHLLVCPYRHICDYTELEREERVEFGELTAKAMRVIRRASGPGGFNIGMNQGEIAGAGIAAHLHQHVVPRWLGDANFLPIIARVKAVPQLLDDARRMLAAAWQEED from the coding sequence ATGACCGAGGAACCCCTGCCGGTCGAGGATTCCCGCTCGCTGGCGGGGGTTCCCGACGCCTTCGGCCGCTTCTGGACGCCCTACCGGATGGCGTACATCCAAGGGGAGGGCAAGCCCGCCGACGCGACGGATGCGGCCTGCCCCTTCTGCGCGGCGCCCGGGAAGACGGACGAGGAGGGCCTCATCGTCCACCGGGGCCTCAGCTGCTTCGTCCTCATGAACCTCTACCCCTACAACTCCGGGCACCTCCTCGTCTGCCCCTACCGCCACATCTGCGACTACACGGAACTGGAGCGCGAGGAGCGCGTCGAATTCGGCGAGCTCACGGCGAAGGCGATGAGGGTCATCCGGAGGGCGAGCGGGCCGGGGGGATTCAACATCGGGATGAATCAGGGCGAGATCGCCGGTGCGGGCATCGCTGCCCACCTCCACCAGCACGTCGTGCCGAGATGGCTCGGGGATGCGAACTTCCTCCCGATCATCGCGCGCGTGAAGGCGGTCCCTCAGCTGCTCGATGACGCCCGGCGGATGCTGGCCGCCGCTTGGCAGGAGGAGGACTAG